The Eleutherodactylus coqui strain aEleCoq1 chromosome 6, aEleCoq1.hap1, whole genome shotgun sequence genome window below encodes:
- the LOC136632092 gene encoding arylacetamide deacetylase-like 4, translating into MLGVITIFLVFCLLIFLGVTWYKSSKADIPPGIANPKLLWRMHIVATGTIILGYTLEKLGIMNRTTLFQSMHKISQPKLKDDPEIFKKDLQFDGVPVRVYHPRSPSVGGRKGVMFFHGGAYMLGSIDLYDSLCGHLTKNSGAVVVSVGYRLAPEHRCPAAFDDCLKATVHFLKTAKEHGVDPSSVIICGDSAGGNLTAGVCQSLVGIADIPKPLAQVMIYPAVQGADFNTPSYQQNKMVPSLTQEYSVYFSLTYIGADLSLSQEMIKGSHVSLEIREKLSKWLSSEEFQVKGYKPHIMAPFNKGVYEKVKKTLELACSPLFSDDAVFQQLPKAYILTCEFDILRDDGILYKKRLEDNGVPVTWFHVKDGFHGIVNSFDQPEVVSGKLAMDNVVTYIKNL; encoded by the exons ATGCTTGGAGTAATCACCATTTTTCTTGTATTTTGTTTGCTGATATTTTTGGGGGTAACTTGGTATAAATCCTCGAAAGCGGATATCCCACCAGGGATTGCAAATCCTAAACTTCTTTGGAGAATGCATATAGTTGCCACTGGCACAATCATCCTG GGTTATACTCTTGAGAAACTTGGAATAATGAACAGAACAACGCTGTTTCAGTCTATGCATAAAATATCCCAGCCTAAGCTGAAGGACGATCCAGAGATCTTCAAGAAAGACTTACAATTTGATGGAGTGCCAGTGAGAGTCTACCACCCCCGATCTCCTTCTGTTGGTGGAAGAAAAGGAGTCATGTTCTTTCATGGAGGAGCATATATGTTGGGAAGTATTG ACCTTTATGACAGTCTCTGCGGACACTTAACAAAGAATTCTGGAGCCGTGGTCGTTTCTGTTGG GTACCGCCTGGCTCCAGAGCACCGATGTCCCGCCGCATTTGATGACTGCCTCAAGGCTACAGTTCACTTTCTGAAGACGGCTAAAGAACATGGAGTCGATCCTTCTTCTGTTATAATATGTGGAGACAGTGCTGGGGGCAATCTCACAGCTGGGGTCTGTCAAAGCCTTGTGGGTATAGCAGATATTCCGAAGCCTCTAGCCCAGGTAATGATATATCCTGCAGTGCAGGGGGCTGATTTTAATACACCGTCATACCAACAAAACAAGATGGTTCCTTCATTAACCCAAGAGTATTCTGTATACTTCTCACTGACGTATATAGGTGCTGATCTCTCTTTATCACAGGAAATGATAAAGGGCAGCCATGTTTCTCTTGAAATAAGAGAGAAATTAAGCAAGTGGTTGAGTTCTGAAGAGTTTCAGGTCAAAGGCTACAAACCGCACATCATGGCGCCCTTTAATAAAGGTGTTTATGAGAAGGTTAAGAAAACTCTTGAGCTTGCATGTTCTCCATTGTTCTCCGATGATGCTGTGTTCCAGCAACTACCAAAGGCCTACATACTAACATGTGAGTTTGATATTCTCCGTGATGATGGAATACTCTACAAGAAACGTCTGGAGGACAATGGAGTCCCGGTCACATGGTTTCATGTGAAAGATGGCTTCCATGGAATTGTTAACTCCTTTGATCAGCCTGAGGTGGTGTCTGGAAAGCTGGCTATGGATAATGTTGTTACTTATATTAAAAACCTTTGA